A stretch of Rubinisphaera margarita DNA encodes these proteins:
- a CDS encoding M16 family metallopeptidase — protein sequence MAKQQIHQYEMANGMTLLIEHMPAVRSAAITLTVPAGTAHEQRGENGTSALLADLLLRGAGDMDSRTLSVAFDNLGVQHSVSPGWFHITLHAATVAERIPEALELISKVIQEPRLEADHFEMCQVGREQVLRSIEDEPRQKLTVELRRRSYSPPWNRPLEGTLDHLQNISLDSVTDHYRRCCVPQGAILGIAGYVDPIVIRGLCDQLFGGWKGIAPEPLKELEPKVHQGHLKHDSTQTHIGIAYPAVPYRDPDYYKAWAAVGILSGGMSSRLFTKVREERGLCYAIGASLNTLRDRARVICYAGTTNERAQETLDVTLNELINFGDDISEDELQRCKARAKSSLIMQEESTMARAGAMVRDWFHLKRISTLEEVRQKVEALTVDQIVDYVNKRSARQFQVLTLGPEPLSVQGEVDISDM from the coding sequence ATGGCGAAGCAACAGATTCATCAGTACGAAATGGCCAACGGCATGACTCTGCTCATCGAGCACATGCCTGCTGTCCGCTCCGCCGCCATTACGCTGACTGTCCCCGCCGGGACCGCTCACGAGCAGAGAGGCGAGAACGGGACATCGGCTCTGCTGGCGGATCTGCTCCTTCGCGGAGCAGGAGACATGGACTCGCGAACTCTGTCGGTCGCTTTCGATAACCTCGGCGTCCAGCATTCCGTTTCGCCGGGCTGGTTCCACATCACCCTGCACGCCGCGACCGTCGCCGAGCGAATCCCCGAGGCTCTGGAATTGATCTCCAAGGTCATTCAGGAGCCACGACTCGAAGCCGATCATTTCGAAATGTGTCAGGTCGGCCGCGAACAGGTGCTCCGTTCCATCGAAGACGAGCCGCGACAGAAGCTGACTGTGGAATTGCGCCGCCGCAGTTATTCCCCGCCCTGGAACCGTCCGCTCGAAGGGACGCTGGATCATCTTCAGAACATTTCGCTCGATTCGGTGACCGATCACTACCGCCGATGCTGCGTCCCGCAGGGGGCGATCCTGGGAATCGCCGGCTATGTCGATCCGATCGTGATTCGCGGACTTTGCGATCAACTCTTCGGCGGCTGGAAGGGGATCGCCCCCGAGCCGCTCAAAGAGCTCGAGCCGAAGGTGCATCAGGGGCACCTCAAGCACGATTCCACGCAGACCCACATCGGCATCGCCTACCCGGCTGTGCCGTATCGCGATCCTGATTACTACAAAGCCTGGGCCGCAGTCGGCATTCTGAGCGGCGGCATGAGCTCGCGGCTCTTCACTAAGGTCCGCGAAGAACGGGGGCTCTGTTATGCGATCGGTGCCTCGCTGAACACGCTGCGGGACCGGGCCCGCGTGATCTGTTATGCCGGGACGACCAACGAACGTGCTCAGGAAACGCTTGATGTCACGCTCAACGAGTTGATCAATTTCGGGGACGACATTTCCGAAGACGAACTGCAGCGATGCAAAGCCCGGGCGAAGTCGTCGCTGATCATGCAGGAAGAATCGACCATGGCCCGAGCCGGCGCGATGGTCCGCGACTGGTTCCACCTGAAACGTATCAGCACGCTGGAGGAAGTTCGCCAGAAGGTCGAAGCCTTGACCGTCGATCAGATCGTCGATTACGTCAATAAGCGCTCGGCTCGACAGTTCCAGGTCCTCACCCTGGGCCCGGAACCACTGAGTGTGCAGGGCGAAGTCGACATCAGTGATATGTAA
- a CDS encoding molybdopterin-dependent oxidoreductase: MNLSIIIPNQTWTFALEDLQRGDPALQVADVAERFPGRQGTGLLFRQWLEQLIGDSILVQSLVLRSSQDGFEKIIHWGLIPDDAVLIYALGDEPLPPDMGGPCRLLVPGTVLCGRSELDNCVNVKHLDSVELQPATGTDAV; the protein is encoded by the coding sequence ATGAACCTGAGCATCATCATCCCGAATCAGACGTGGACGTTCGCCCTGGAAGATCTTCAGCGCGGGGATCCGGCGTTGCAGGTCGCCGATGTCGCTGAACGGTTTCCTGGTCGCCAGGGGACTGGGCTGCTGTTCCGCCAGTGGCTGGAGCAACTCATCGGCGATTCGATTCTCGTTCAGTCGCTGGTACTGCGTTCCAGTCAGGACGGCTTTGAAAAGATCATCCACTGGGGGCTCATTCCCGACGACGCCGTGCTGATTTACGCACTGGGCGACGAACCACTTCCGCCGGATATGGGGGGGCCATGTCGGCTGCTGGTCCCGGGGACCGTGCTTTGCGGGCGTTCCGAACTCGACAACTGCGTGAATGTGAAGCATCTTGACTCGGTAGAGCTTCAGCCGGCTACCGGAACCGATGCAGTTTGA
- a CDS encoding outer membrane protein assembly factor BamB family protein, with amino-acid sequence MIRLLLFVCLLWTAQPTSASDWPQILGPDRNAVVAEAPPNFGWSGESPKVLWRTPAGSGVAGAAIVEGTAYLFFRVEDEEVLEARELKSGQLQWTQKFPTNYQPRIMPDDGPLCVPTISGDRIVLFGASGGLRCLERKTGKVLWSRDALEDYGADEGYFGAGSSPLITENLVLVNVGGFRDNAGVVAFDLKSGQTVWQTGAWQPSYSAPILTQVNGTPIAIFCTRLDTVGLNPKTGEVLFQTPFGARGPTVNGATPVVRGDHLFLTASYNIGSVWARFNDKSIEIERTGLDPMASQYTTPVPVGTSLIGCDGRQDGPDADLVCFDPATGDVRWRETGFGYATLIRVGNQLLIVKTDGELVLAKASEERLQILQRTSVLDGVTRALPALSGNVLVVRNEQEWICLQLVADK; translated from the coding sequence GTGATTCGCCTGCTGCTGTTCGTCTGCCTGCTGTGGACCGCTCAACCGACATCAGCCTCCGACTGGCCCCAGATTCTGGGGCCGGATCGCAACGCCGTGGTCGCCGAAGCTCCGCCCAATTTTGGCTGGTCCGGAGAGAGTCCGAAAGTGCTCTGGCGAACTCCGGCTGGTTCGGGTGTCGCGGGGGCGGCCATCGTGGAAGGCACGGCGTACCTGTTCTTCCGCGTTGAAGACGAGGAAGTTCTCGAAGCTCGGGAATTGAAGTCAGGTCAGCTGCAGTGGACGCAGAAGTTCCCCACGAACTATCAGCCGCGCATCATGCCCGACGACGGTCCGCTCTGCGTCCCGACCATCAGCGGCGATCGTATCGTGCTGTTCGGAGCCTCCGGTGGACTCCGGTGCCTGGAACGCAAGACCGGCAAAGTTCTCTGGTCGCGGGATGCGCTCGAAGACTACGGAGCCGATGAAGGCTACTTCGGAGCCGGCAGTTCTCCGCTGATCACAGAGAACCTGGTCCTCGTCAACGTCGGTGGATTCCGGGATAATGCTGGCGTGGTCGCCTTCGATCTGAAATCGGGTCAGACCGTCTGGCAGACTGGAGCCTGGCAGCCGAGCTATTCCGCTCCGATTCTCACGCAGGTGAATGGAACACCCATCGCCATCTTCTGCACACGGCTCGATACGGTGGGACTCAATCCGAAGACAGGCGAAGTCCTGTTCCAGACTCCGTTTGGAGCACGGGGGCCAACGGTCAACGGAGCGACGCCGGTCGTTCGCGGGGATCACCTTTTCCTCACCGCCAGCTACAACATCGGCAGCGTCTGGGCCCGATTCAACGACAAGTCGATCGAGATCGAACGGACCGGACTGGATCCGATGGCTTCTCAGTACACGACGCCTGTTCCCGTCGGAACGTCCCTCATAGGCTGCGACGGCCGGCAGGATGGACCAGATGCCGATCTCGTCTGCTTCGACCCGGCGACCGGCGATGTCCGCTGGCGGGAAACCGGCTTCGGTTACGCCACGCTGATCCGAGTCGGCAACCAGCTGTTGATCGTCAAAACTGATGGAGAACTCGTTCTCGCCAAGGCCAGCGAAGAGCGTCTTCAGATCCTGCAACGAACCTCTGTTCTGGACGGAGTCACCCGCGCCTTGCCCGCTCTCAGTGGCAATGTCCTCGTCGTCCGCAACGAACAGGAATGGATCTGCCTGCAGCTGGTTGCTGATAAGTAG
- a CDS encoding HD-GYP domain-containing protein codes for MTMHQHPASETSPSPENTTTTQTVSVDASSLIVGRETRFPLYDRAGVLLLAEGSMITEVFKSKLRERFITRLDVHSDDANLISTEHVVASLEKQKTSVPCDEAIDTQLKKAVKAGLQFVTNEGTVARDLVERHGTAGYEEETRDEMTRRTTEDCEVIDDLMLTVADFRQVDGGQIRTSIDSTLKNLCQDFDCVNAAALQLSDDATLARHCYRMAVLGMSIAVELGLNEQNVSRVGTTGLVHDWGMLKVPEEIRNPSRPLNSVEQFEVQKHVMHSLDMLSRVKGLPTLVPLVSYQVHEQMNGQGYPRRRHGANIHLFARILNVAHTYVELTTAYAYRPALSPYDAMLQILKATKQGVHDPNVIRALLRAQSLFPVGSTVMLSSGRMAKVLRANGDRFTEPIVQIVQDQHGRNVLTASAENIVDLAQGDCYITQALPILHGPEAIPAPHFLKNAAALKKVQSSKTQEASNH; via the coding sequence ATGACAATGCATCAACACCCCGCCTCCGAAACCTCACCGTCACCCGAGAACACTACAACAACGCAGACGGTTTCTGTCGATGCGTCGTCCTTGATTGTCGGTCGTGAAACGCGTTTCCCGCTCTACGACCGCGCCGGCGTGCTGCTCCTTGCCGAGGGATCGATGATCACCGAGGTGTTCAAGTCGAAACTGAGAGAACGCTTCATCACCCGGCTCGACGTTCACAGCGACGATGCCAATCTGATCTCGACCGAACATGTCGTCGCCAGTCTTGAAAAGCAAAAGACCTCCGTGCCTTGTGACGAGGCCATAGACACTCAGCTGAAAAAGGCCGTAAAGGCCGGGCTACAGTTTGTCACCAACGAAGGGACCGTCGCCCGCGATCTTGTCGAGCGTCATGGAACGGCGGGATATGAAGAGGAAACGCGAGACGAGATGACTCGCCGCACAACCGAAGACTGCGAAGTCATCGATGATCTGATGCTGACCGTCGCCGACTTCCGGCAAGTCGATGGCGGCCAGATCCGGACTTCCATCGACAGCACCCTGAAAAACCTCTGCCAGGATTTTGACTGCGTGAATGCAGCCGCTTTGCAGTTGTCCGATGACGCCACTCTCGCCCGACATTGTTATCGGATGGCGGTGCTCGGAATGAGTATCGCGGTTGAACTGGGCCTAAACGAGCAGAACGTTTCCCGCGTGGGGACCACGGGACTGGTGCACGACTGGGGCATGTTGAAAGTGCCCGAAGAGATCCGCAATCCCAGCCGGCCACTCAACAGCGTCGAACAGTTTGAAGTGCAGAAGCACGTTATGCATTCGCTCGATATGCTCAGTCGCGTGAAAGGTCTGCCGACGCTCGTGCCGCTCGTTTCGTACCAGGTTCACGAGCAGATGAACGGTCAGGGCTATCCCCGCCGGCGTCACGGAGCGAACATTCATCTGTTTGCCCGTATTCTGAATGTCGCTCACACATATGTGGAACTGACGACCGCCTATGCGTACCGCCCGGCGTTATCTCCCTACGATGCGATGCTGCAGATTCTGAAAGCAACCAAGCAGGGCGTGCACGATCCGAATGTGATTCGAGCATTGCTCCGCGCTCAGTCGCTCTTTCCTGTCGGCAGCACAGTCATGCTTTCTTCCGGACGCATGGCCAAAGTTCTGCGGGCGAACGGCGATCGGTTCACCGAGCCGATCGTTCAGATTGTGCAGGACCAGCACGGTCGAAATGTCCTCACGGCCAGCGCGGAGAACATCGTCGATCTTGCTCAAGGCGACTGCTACATCACGCAGGCTCTGCCGATTCTGCATGGTCCGGAAGCGATCCCGGCTCCGCACTTCCTCAAGAACGCCGCTGCTTTGAAAAAAGTACAATCGTCGAAGACGCAGGAAGCCTCGAATCACTGA
- a CDS encoding phosphatase PAP2 family protein: protein MSTSLRHQESPAPSRSAKTDRALSPAVWLIPVSLLIAAGCCLTIDLPVARFFHAGHYPGFLRELVENTEPFGHGIGVVLLLTSLALVHREQSLRYVTAGAIALGAGLCTNVIKFTYGRTRPRDLELAGADFADTFTGWLPVLQDIGGSQSFPSGHTTVAWALAVVLTQLFPTGRGLFFTLAVFVAYGRVQCGAHYPSDVFAGAALGWTVATLVLNYGPARVRAIMSDPISSTSEPRLTITPDSHSQAA, encoded by the coding sequence TTGTCTACGTCGCTCCGACATCAGGAATCGCCGGCTCCCAGCCGCTCCGCAAAGACGGATCGCGCGCTGTCTCCGGCCGTGTGGCTGATTCCGGTTTCGCTGCTCATCGCAGCCGGTTGCTGTCTGACGATCGATCTCCCCGTGGCCCGCTTCTTCCATGCCGGCCACTACCCCGGTTTTCTCCGCGAGCTTGTCGAGAACACCGAACCTTTCGGGCATGGCATCGGCGTGGTTCTCCTGCTCACATCGCTGGCTCTGGTTCATCGAGAACAGTCACTGCGATACGTCACCGCCGGAGCGATTGCTCTCGGAGCCGGGCTCTGCACGAATGTCATCAAGTTTACTTACGGCCGGACCCGTCCGCGCGACCTTGAACTCGCCGGAGCCGATTTCGCGGATACGTTCACCGGCTGGCTTCCCGTCCTGCAGGACATCGGCGGCAGCCAGAGCTTTCCCTCCGGACATACCACCGTCGCCTGGGCGCTGGCGGTTGTGCTGACACAGCTGTTCCCGACCGGTCGCGGATTGTTCTTCACCCTGGCGGTGTTCGTCGCTTACGGACGCGTTCAATGTGGAGCGCATTATCCGAGCGATGTGTTCGCCGGAGCTGCACTCGGGTGGACTGTGGCGACTCTCGTGTTGAATTACGGACCCGCTCGCGTGCGGGCGATAATGTCCGATCCCATCTCATCCACTTCAGAACCTCGTTTGACCATCACTCCAGACAGCCATTCTCAGGCTGCCTGA
- a CDS encoding glycosyltransferase family 2 protein encodes MSQSSAPNLSISVVVPIHNEEENIPILHQQLVDELGPSGRDYELILVDDGSTDTSLEKLTQLAERDPHVVVVQFRRNYGQTAAMQAGIDVASNDVVITMDGDLQNDPSDIPLMMEKIEAGFDLVHGWRKNRQDAFINRKLPSKIANRLISKTTGFPIHDLGCTLKAIRREIAQELELYGEMHRFIPILAHRRGAKCVEVVTRHHARRFGQTKYGIGRTTRVVLDLITVNFLLKYFDSPMKLFGRLGIWCVGIAGVSALATIGMKLVGGIDMTGNPLLLQTVLSVMVGMQFLSLGILGEVCTRLYYTNSSNRHYAVRRIIRQESEDRMTIPARAA; translated from the coding sequence ATGTCACAATCGTCTGCTCCCAACCTCAGCATCTCTGTTGTCGTGCCGATCCACAACGAAGAAGAGAACATTCCGATCCTGCATCAGCAGCTGGTCGATGAACTCGGCCCGAGTGGACGCGACTATGAACTGATTCTCGTCGACGATGGGTCCACCGACACCAGTCTCGAGAAACTGACTCAGCTGGCCGAACGCGATCCGCACGTCGTCGTTGTGCAGTTCCGCCGCAACTACGGACAGACCGCGGCTATGCAGGCCGGAATCGATGTCGCTTCGAACGACGTCGTCATTACCATGGACGGCGACCTCCAGAACGATCCCTCCGACATCCCGCTGATGATGGAAAAGATCGAAGCCGGCTTCGATCTCGTTCACGGCTGGCGGAAGAATCGTCAGGACGCCTTTATCAACCGCAAGCTTCCTTCCAAGATCGCCAACCGGCTCATCTCCAAGACGACCGGTTTCCCGATTCACGATCTCGGCTGTACCCTGAAGGCGATCCGCCGCGAGATCGCGCAGGAGCTCGAACTCTACGGCGAAATGCACCGCTTCATTCCGATTCTGGCTCATCGCCGCGGGGCGAAATGCGTTGAAGTCGTCACCAGGCACCATGCCCGCCGCTTCGGCCAGACTAAATACGGAATTGGTCGCACGACTCGCGTCGTTCTCGACCTGATCACCGTCAACTTCCTGCTCAAGTACTTCGACAGCCCGATGAAGCTGTTCGGTCGCCTGGGAATCTGGTGCGTCGGTATCGCCGGCGTCTCCGCTCTCGCCACGATCGGCATGAAACTCGTTGGCGGCATCGACATGACCGGCAATCCGCTGTTGCTCCAGACGGTTCTCTCCGTAATGGTCGGCATGCAGTTCCTCAGCCTCGGAATCCTTGGCGAAGTCTGCACCCGCCTGTATTACACGAACTCTTCGAATCGCCATTACGCCGTGCGTCGCATCATCCGTCAGGAAAGCGAAGACCGCATGACGATTCCGGCTCGGGCCGCATAA
- a CDS encoding phosphotransferase — protein MAPAESDPDSKIIFRLHRPENRPSFGSLRRLAGGFSGAGVYRYEAPAGPFVLRIWPESVQSPSRLSRLAHFLVHLNSSQPTRVPVPIPDTMGDLFGFYRQRLFHIEPFLLGTPLPVDPNPQILTAAMHAIAALHLESAKYVPPSGSSGEIRQAVISLSPALRRRLELLHEALRHGIAIKQGPGSPGAMAEKVVPLHLRLKELLPEIAAQALQLLQSAASTPLLLQPVARDLWREHVLMTDGQISGVIDWAATGTDSVATDLTRLLGSLLGNNLKAWTDAVKAYSEVRPLSNAERETLQAFDLSNLLLSAIRCCERCYTMTEREKAAAMLRRLEEYLDRLEGYHQFRLSESL, from the coding sequence ATGGCCCCGGCGGAAAGCGATCCTGATTCAAAAATAATCTTCCGGTTACACAGACCGGAGAACCGGCCGAGTTTCGGCAGTCTGCGGCGGCTCGCCGGCGGCTTCAGCGGAGCAGGTGTCTACCGCTACGAGGCCCCGGCGGGACCGTTCGTGCTGCGAATCTGGCCTGAGTCTGTTCAGTCCCCTTCCCGATTGAGCCGGCTGGCTCACTTCCTCGTGCATCTCAATTCCTCGCAACCGACCAGAGTACCCGTCCCAATCCCCGACACAATGGGGGATCTGTTCGGTTTTTACCGACAGCGGCTCTTTCACATCGAACCGTTTCTTCTCGGAACTCCTCTGCCAGTTGATCCGAATCCGCAGATATTGACGGCAGCCATGCACGCGATCGCTGCCCTGCATCTCGAAAGTGCAAAGTATGTGCCGCCATCGGGAAGCAGCGGCGAGATCCGGCAGGCAGTGATCAGTTTGTCCCCGGCGCTGCGGCGAAGACTCGAACTGCTCCATGAGGCCCTGCGACACGGAATCGCGATAAAACAGGGGCCAGGCTCCCCCGGCGCGATGGCGGAGAAGGTTGTTCCGCTTCATCTCAGGCTCAAAGAACTTCTTCCGGAAATTGCCGCTCAGGCGTTGCAACTTTTACAATCCGCAGCTTCAACGCCACTTTTGCTTCAACCGGTCGCCCGCGATCTGTGGCGGGAGCATGTCCTCATGACTGACGGCCAGATCAGCGGAGTGATCGACTGGGCGGCAACGGGAACGGATAGCGTCGCGACCGATCTGACACGCCTGCTCGGCAGCCTCCTTGGCAATAATCTTAAGGCCTGGACCGATGCTGTGAAGGCGTACTCCGAAGTGCGGCCGCTCTCGAATGCCGAACGCGAGACGTTGCAGGCGTTTGATCTGAGCAATCTGTTGCTGAGTGCGATCCGCTGCTGCGAGCGGTGCTACACCATGACCGAACGCGAAAAAGCCGCCGCAATGCTGCGACGGCTTGAGGAATATCTCGATCGACTGGAAGGATACCACCAGTTCCGATTGTCCGAATCGCTCTGA
- a CDS encoding heterocycloanthracin/sonorensin family bacteriocin produces MTKSISSLTKIAVCGLLVLSTTTTADAGLIPWTYNAIFGPVGSTFAARPAYGYTANYGGYNAGGCCGTNYTAGYSAGYTPYYAGYSGYTTNYYAAYPTTSYYGAVNSCGSCGTCGTCNTCNYGCATNCCTTGCTGCSNCVGGNNCCTGLNSATGTTTPAPATPSPTPTTTFKSTEPTLNKDTNTDSKNYDDESNNSGGFEMPERNGTDAAPRSDAPPFNFDSSSSRESLKVPAPVEQIPAESGSDALRAPRLDLIPAPVAIDETDLSWSVTATPTRVTRSARFSVPTVARYSPTQMNDLLPPLPVQVAGK; encoded by the coding sequence ATGACCAAGAGCATTAGCAGTCTGACCAAAATCGCTGTCTGTGGACTGCTCGTTCTGAGCACGACCACGACTGCCGACGCCGGGCTTATCCCCTGGACTTATAACGCAATCTTCGGCCCGGTCGGATCGACCTTCGCGGCTCGCCCCGCTTACGGTTACACGGCCAATTATGGCGGTTACAACGCCGGCGGCTGTTGCGGCACCAACTATACTGCCGGGTACAGCGCTGGTTACACCCCGTACTACGCCGGTTATTCGGGCTACACGACGAACTACTACGCCGCCTACCCGACTACCAGTTACTACGGCGCCGTCAACTCCTGTGGAAGTTGTGGCACGTGCGGCACCTGCAATACCTGTAACTACGGCTGTGCGACCAACTGCTGCACGACCGGCTGCACCGGCTGCAGCAACTGCGTTGGTGGCAACAACTGCTGCACCGGGTTGAACTCAGCGACTGGCACCACGACGCCGGCTCCGGCCACTCCGTCGCCGACTCCGACCACGACCTTCAAGTCGACCGAGCCGACGCTCAACAAGGACACGAACACCGATTCCAAGAACTACGACGACGAGTCGAACAATTCCGGTGGATTCGAGATGCCGGAACGCAACGGGACCGATGCCGCTCCGCGTTCGGACGCTCCCCCGTTCAACTTCGACAGCAGTAGCAGCCGCGAATCGCTGAAGGTTCCCGCTCCTGTTGAGCAGATCCCGGCCGAATCCGGTTCGGACGCGTTGCGGGCCCCACGGCTCGACCTGATTCCTGCTCCGGTCGCTATCGATGAAACCGACCTGAGCTGGTCCGTCACCGCAACACCGACCCGCGTGACTCGTTCGGCTCGCTTCAGCGTTCCGACCGTTGCTCGCTACTCGCCAACGCAGATGAACGACCTGCTGCCACCACTGCCGGTTCAGGTCGCAGGCAAGTAA
- a CDS encoding TauD/TfdA family dioxygenase, protein MSTWPPQDLKLERASASDLNAQQYEDGSQFPAGYLCRDENAQLTPLLEAISGARDELLVEATQHGAVLFRGLPMPTANEFDQFIQALQLPNFPYAKSLSNAVRVNRTERVFSANEAPPDVQIFFHHEMAQTPLFPRWIMFYCEIAPEVGGATPICRSDILLKRLEADCPEFVAACREKGLKYTNVMPSENDAQSGMGRSWKSTLGVDSREAAEQRLQDLNYSWVWREDGCLEATTPPLPAVRETISGRPVFFNQLIAAFSGWKDSRNDPSKAIRHGDGNPLDPAAVARAIELANELSYDLEWQPGDAVLIDNTIAMHARKPFSGTRKVLASLACMETQSFELAEAR, encoded by the coding sequence ATGAGCACCTGGCCCCCGCAGGACTTGAAACTGGAGCGTGCGTCGGCTTCCGATTTGAACGCACAGCAGTACGAGGACGGTTCGCAGTTTCCGGCTGGCTATCTCTGCCGGGACGAGAATGCTCAGCTTACTCCGTTGCTTGAAGCGATCTCCGGCGCCCGAGACGAACTCCTCGTCGAGGCGACGCAGCATGGAGCCGTCCTCTTCCGGGGGCTGCCGATGCCGACCGCGAATGAGTTTGATCAGTTCATCCAGGCACTGCAGTTGCCGAACTTTCCGTACGCGAAGTCGCTGTCGAATGCGGTGCGGGTGAATCGAACCGAGCGGGTGTTCTCCGCCAACGAAGCTCCGCCCGATGTGCAGATTTTCTTCCATCACGAGATGGCTCAAACGCCGTTGTTTCCGCGCTGGATCATGTTCTATTGCGAGATCGCCCCCGAGGTTGGCGGAGCGACGCCGATCTGTCGGTCGGACATTCTGCTGAAGCGGCTCGAAGCCGATTGCCCCGAGTTTGTCGCCGCCTGTCGCGAGAAAGGGCTGAAGTACACCAACGTAATGCCTTCGGAGAACGATGCCCAGTCGGGCATGGGACGCAGTTGGAAGAGCACGCTCGGCGTCGACAGTCGCGAGGCGGCGGAGCAACGATTGCAGGACCTCAACTACAGTTGGGTCTGGCGTGAAGATGGCTGTCTTGAAGCGACGACTCCGCCTTTGCCGGCTGTTCGCGAAACGATCTCCGGCCGTCCTGTCTTCTTCAACCAGTTGATCGCGGCCTTCAGTGGCTGGAAAGACAGTCGCAATGATCCGAGCAAGGCGATCCGTCATGGCGATGGCAACCCACTCGATCCGGCAGCCGTGGCTCGAGCCATCGAACTGGCCAATGAGCTTTCTTACGATCTGGAATGGCAACCGGGCGATGCGGTGCTGATTGACAACACGATCGCCATGCATGCCCGCAAACCGTTCTCCGGCACACGGAAGGTCCTGGCGTCTCTGGCGTGCATGGAAACGCAGAGCTTTGAACTGGCGGAAGCCCGCTAA
- a CDS encoding ROK family transcriptional regulator, with the protein MSDPLPAQMVEAMRLQQPLSRVELSRRLAIAPSTAGIHVDRLLEQGFLRVASVPVSSPGRPPVVLELNPEAGQFIGIDLDSRSIRGVSVDFAQRLLRDRSVSLKQTANANEVTEQIAATIEDVRDQSRPLLAIGLGVPGIFDAERGVALHYAHIRGWTDLPLADRFGNQFEVPVHLENNIRAMALAERWFGQGRDSQNYLCVGIRSGIGAGVFVNGELYRGTHGLAGEIGRWPIPNGESDAALEDVASISSLLQSATEAIASGRKTSMRAVRQRVSWDSFHEAVDSGDTLACEILQKAAQHLGAVLASLTLVLDPEKILIAGPLQETGNRFLDALQATLLEHLPAVHARTPAVAYSELGDLVGAFGAAGVAVHAWQPTETAVTTH; encoded by the coding sequence ATGAGTGATCCCCTGCCCGCACAAATGGTTGAGGCAATGCGACTGCAGCAGCCGCTGTCGCGTGTGGAGTTGTCGCGGCGGCTGGCGATTGCCCCTTCAACTGCTGGCATCCATGTCGATCGTCTGCTCGAACAGGGTTTCCTGCGGGTCGCATCTGTTCCCGTCTCTTCCCCCGGACGACCGCCGGTGGTGCTGGAATTGAATCCCGAAGCGGGGCAGTTCATCGGCATCGATCTCGACTCCCGATCCATTCGGGGTGTGAGCGTCGACTTTGCTCAACGGCTGCTGCGGGACCGATCCGTTTCCCTGAAGCAGACGGCCAATGCGAACGAAGTCACTGAGCAGATCGCGGCAACGATCGAGGATGTCCGTGATCAATCGCGGCCACTGCTGGCGATCGGGCTTGGCGTTCCTGGAATCTTCGATGCCGAACGCGGCGTCGCTTTGCATTACGCACACATTCGAGGCTGGACCGACCTGCCGCTGGCGGATCGCTTCGGGAACCAGTTCGAAGTTCCGGTTCATCTGGAGAACAACATTCGGGCGATGGCTCTGGCCGAACGCTGGTTTGGTCAGGGGCGCGACAGTCAGAACTATCTCTGTGTCGGCATCCGCAGTGGCATCGGAGCCGGGGTGTTCGTGAATGGCGAACTCTATCGGGGAACGCACGGGCTTGCCGGCGAGATCGGTCGCTGGCCGATTCCGAATGGGGAGTCAGATGCCGCTCTGGAAGACGTCGCTTCCATCAGCAGTCTGCTGCAGTCCGCGACCGAAGCGATTGCCTCGGGACGAAAGACATCAATGCGAGCCGTTCGGCAGCGCGTGTCGTGGGATTCATTCCACGAGGCCGTGGATTCGGGGGACACGCTGGCCTGCGAGATTCTGCAGAAAGCGGCCCAGCACCTGGGAGCAGTCCTCGCTTCTCTGACGCTGGTTCTCGATCCCGAAAAGATCCTGATTGCTGGACCGCTTCAGGAGACAGGCAACCGATTCCTGGACGCCCTTCAGGCGACGCTGCTTGAGCACCTCCCGGCCGTGCATGCCCGAACGCCGGCGGTTGCCTACTCCGAACTCGGCGATCTGGTCGGAGCCTTCGGAGCAGCCGGCGTCGCCGTGCATGCCTGGCAGCCGACCGAAACAGCCGTGACCACACACTGA